The following nucleotide sequence is from Streptomyces leeuwenhoekii.
GCCATCACTGACCGATACCCCGCGGCGTCGAACCGCTCGATGAAAGCCGTCCCGTAGGGCCACGCCCCCGGGAGCGACCCCCGTGTGCGCCCCCGGACGATCCCCGTGCGCGCCCACCGGGACGAGCCCGCACGCGCGATCCGTACGCCGCCGCCCGAGCCCGATCGGATCGCCCCCCACGCGCGATCCCCCCAGCGAACCGAAGCCCGGAGAGTGACCTCCCTCACACGCTGTCACAGCGAACGACCGCCCGGTGTCTTGAGGCCGTAGTCCCGAAGACGGAGGAGACACCATGGCTGAGAACACCGACGTGGTCGTGATCGGGGGCGGGTACGCGGGCGTGATGGCCGCGAACCGGCTGACGCGGCGCGACGACGTGACGGTCACCCTGATCAACCCGCGCCCGGTCTTCGTCCCGAGGCTCCGTCTGCACCAGGTGGTGGGCGCGAGCCACGACGCGGTCGTCGACTACCGGGAGATCCTGGCCGAGCGGGTCCGGCTCGTGGTCGGCGACGTGACCCGCATCGACCCGGCCGGGCGCGACGTGACGCTGGCGGCGGGCGGCACGCTCGGCTACGGCCACCTGATCTACGCGGTGGGCAGCGGCAGCCCCGTCATGCGTGTCCCCGGGGCGGCGGAGTTCGCCCACCCGGTCGCCACGCTGGAGGCGGCGCGGCGGCTGCGGTCGGTCCTCGACGCGGCGTCCCCGGCGGCCCCGGTGACGGTCGTCGGAGCCGGTCCGACCGGCATCGAGACCGCCGCCGAGCTGGCCGAGCGGGGCCGCCGGGTGACCCTGGTCTGCGGCGGTGTGCTCGGGCCGTATCTGCATCCCCGGGCCCGGCGCACGGCTGCCAGGCGGCTCGCCGACCTCAAAGTGACCGTGCTGGACGGCCCCGGCACGAAGACCACGGCGGTGACGCGCGACGCCGTGCGCCTCGCCGACGGGCGCGAGCTGCCGAGCGAGGTCACCGTCTGGACCGCCGGGTTCGGCGTGCCCGATCTGGCCGCACGCAGCGGGCTGACCACAGACGCGATGGGGCGCCTGCTCACGGACGAGACGCTGACCAGCGTGGACGACGAGCGCATCGTCGCCGCCGGGGACGCGGCGGCGCCCTCGGACCTGCCGTTCCGGATGAGCGCCTACGCCGCGGGGTGTCTGGGCGCGCACGCCGCCGACACGGTGCTCGACCGCACCGCGGGCGAACGGCCCGCGCCCGTCGACCTGTCGTTCCCCGCGATGTGCGTCGGCCTGGGGCGTCGCGCCGGCATCTTTCAGTTCGCCCACAAGGACGACACCGCGATGCGGCTCTACATCGGCGGCCGCACCGGCGCGAAGCTCAAGGAGCTGTCCTGCCGGTTCAGCGTCAAGCACCTGGCGGACGAGGCGCGCAAGCCCGGGTCGCACACCTGGCCCAAGGGCGGAAACCGGCGGGAGCTGCTGGCCGCCCGGCGCGGCGAGGCGCCGGCCACCACCGAACCGGCCGCCCGGCCGGGCACTCCCATGTGACCGGTCGGGGCGACCGCCCCGGGCCCGCGCGGTACGGCGGCCCGCCGAGCGACCGGTCCCCGGCGGCCCGGCGCGGCCCCCGGCCGGGGCCCGGAGGTCCCGTACTCCCGGCCGCACCGATCGGGCGACCGGGTCCGAGGGCCGAGCAACACCTTGCTGTGGATATACGTTCGAGGGCCGCCCGCGACCGGGCCGGCCACGAGGGAGAGGGGCCGCCACATGACCGACCACGCCACCGACCCGGCGACCGAGACGTTCGTCGCCCATCGCAACCTGCTCTTCACCGTGGCCTACGAGATGCTCGGATCGGCCGCCGATGCCGAGGACGTCCTCCAGGAGACCTGGCTGCGATGGGTCGGGGCCGACCTGGGGCAGGTGCGCGACCCGCGCGCCTATCTGGTCCGGATCACCACCCGCCAGGCGCTCAACCGGCTGCGCGCCGTGAAGCGCCGCAGGGAGGCGTACGTCGGCCCCTGGCTGCCCGAACCGCTGCTCACCACTCCGGACGTGGCCGAGGACGTGGAGCTCGCCGAGAGCGTGTCGATGGCGCTGATGCTCGTCCTGGAGACGCTGTCGCCGACGGAACGGGCCGTCTTCGTACTGCGCGAGGTCTTCGACGTCGGCTACGACGAGATCGCGGCCGCCGTCGGGAAGAGCCCGGCGGCCGTCCGCCAGATCGCCCACCGCGCCCGGCGGAACGTCGACGCCCGGCGCCCGCGCAAGACGGTCTCCCCGAGCGAGACCCGGGCGGCCCTGGAGTCGTTCCGGCGCGCGCTCGAGACCCGGGACCCGCAGGACCTCCTGGACGTGCTCGCCCCCGACGTCGTCCTGGTGAGCGACGGCGGCGGCATCAAGCGGGCCGCGGTGCGGCCGGTCGTCGGGGCCGGCAAGGTGGTCCGCTTCTACCTCGGCGGCTCCGCCAGGACCGGCGCCACGATCACCTGCGAGCCGACGCTGGTCAACGGCGGCCCGGCTCTCGCCGTACGCCTCGACGGAGAGCTCGACGGCGTCATGGCCCTCCGCGTCGAAGACGCCCGGATCACCGGCCTGTACTACGTCCGCAACCCCGAGAAGCTGACCCGCGTCGAAACAGAGACGTCGCTCACCCTGCGCTGAGCACACCGGAACACCGGCGCATCCGTGCGCACGGGGCCCCGGCGGAGCGGTTCGCGCCTTGGGGGGACGGTCGGCGCCCGGGCAGCCCCTCGCGCCCTCGACCCGGCGCCGGCCGGGCGCGGGCGCGGTGAGCCGCCGGCGCCGGCCGAGGAGTCCGGTCCCGGCCCCCACCCGGCAGATCCCCGCCCGGCCACGCCTCGCACGAGGTGGGGCCGGGCGGTGTTCGTCGAGGGCCTTCGCCTCACAGCCAGCCGCGTTGCGCGGCCTTGAGCCCGGCCTCGAAGCGGCTTGTGGCATTGAGCCGTTCCATCAGCGCCGCCATCTGGCGCCGGACGGTGCGCACCGAGATGCCGAGGCGCTTGCCGGCGCCTTCGCCCGTCAGCCCCGAGGCCAGCAGGCGAAGGAGTTCGCGGTCGCTGGCGCTGACGCCGTCGTCGCCCTGCCTGCGGTGGTCGGCGCCGAGCGGCACCGCCGACTCCCACGTCTGTTCGAAGAGCGACACGAGCGAGGCGACGATCCCCGGGGGACGAGGTGCACAGGGCACCCAGTTTGGTGTTTCTCGGGGTCGATCGGGACAAGGGCGGTCCGCCGGTCGAAGATCAGCATCCGGGGCGGCAGCAGGGGACTCGTCCGCACCAGGCCGCCGCGGTTGGTGGTCCACTGCGCGTAGGCAAGGGTCGGTCCGTCGTTGCGGGCGCTGTCCTGGTACACCGCCCGGAGGTGGACACCGCGCGCCATGGCCTCCTCGTCCAGCGGCCGCGACGCGTCGAGGCTCCGCTGCGACTGCACCCCTCCGGGAATGATCGACAGACACTCCTCGGCGAGACCGCGGGTGAGGATCTCCAGCCGGGCCTGGATCG
It contains:
- a CDS encoding NAD(P)/FAD-dependent oxidoreductase, with product MAENTDVVVIGGGYAGVMAANRLTRRDDVTVTLINPRPVFVPRLRLHQVVGASHDAVVDYREILAERVRLVVGDVTRIDPAGRDVTLAAGGTLGYGHLIYAVGSGSPVMRVPGAAEFAHPVATLEAARRLRSVLDAASPAAPVTVVGAGPTGIETAAELAERGRRVTLVCGGVLGPYLHPRARRTAARRLADLKVTVLDGPGTKTTAVTRDAVRLADGRELPSEVTVWTAGFGVPDLAARSGLTTDAMGRLLTDETLTSVDDERIVAAGDAAAPSDLPFRMSAYAAGCLGAHAADTVLDRTAGERPAPVDLSFPAMCVGLGRRAGIFQFAHKDDTAMRLYIGGRTGAKLKELSCRFSVKHLADEARKPGSHTWPKGGNRRELLAARRGEAPATTEPAARPGTPM
- a CDS encoding RNA polymerase sigma-70 factor, with translation MTDHATDPATETFVAHRNLLFTVAYEMLGSAADAEDVLQETWLRWVGADLGQVRDPRAYLVRITTRQALNRLRAVKRRREAYVGPWLPEPLLTTPDVAEDVELAESVSMALMLVLETLSPTERAVFVLREVFDVGYDEIAAAVGKSPAAVRQIAHRARRNVDARRPRKTVSPSETRAALESFRRALETRDPQDLLDVLAPDVVLVSDGGGIKRAAVRPVVGAGKVVRFYLGGSARTGATITCEPTLVNGGPALAVRLDGELDGVMALRVEDARITGLYYVRNPEKLTRVETETSLTLR
- a CDS encoding response regulator transcription factor; translated protein: MPLGADHRRQGDDGVSASDRELLRLLASGLTGEGAGKRLGISVRTVRRQMAALMERLNATSRFEAGLKAAQRGWL